In Miscanthus floridulus cultivar M001 chromosome 19, ASM1932011v1, whole genome shotgun sequence, the DNA window TAGGCATGCAGCAATTGCCTCCTCGCCGTGTGCCTCGTCGGAAGGTAATCTGGCTCGTGTTCGAAGCGATCTTCGCTGGGTTCTTCCTGCTGCTCTCCGTCTGAGGACGGACAGGACAAGTGACAGATCAAGCGAGGATGTAACAGCCGCTGCTGCCAGTGGCTAAGTTCTATGCACTCTAGTTATGTATGTGCTGACTCGCTGTATTTGCTGTTTAATCGTGACCTTCATTTTTATTGTCATTGTCAGTGCTAACCTATGACGAATGAACTAGATTTACGCCTGGATGTTATCATCGAATTCGAATGTTCCTTAAATGTTTCCTTTCTCTAGGGGTTTCAAGAATTTTCTAAAATCGGTGTTAAAAGCCTCATTAATACATTTTCGTATTTTTTTAAATATCCCTTGTATGTGCTAAATTCAGAAAAAAAAGTCGTTTTCTAGTGGAACTACTTTTTAAAATAATCCACTGGGTAAATGAAGTTTACAAAAATTATCCAcgggaaaatattttttttaatgaaAATGGTTTCAGAATACCTGAAAGTCATACTCCCCAAGAAAACATTCAAAGCTTTTACACTGCTTTTTAATAAATTTGTTGATCTAAAATGAAGAACCCACAAGTCTTTAGAAATATAATTTTTAAATATAAATGCTAAAAACTAAGctgttgtaacacggcttcggcgatgacgaaggcctccgacagcaaggtgtcgccaaggcgtcttcgaccgtcttagggcggagacccggcgctgactaaaggaactttcctggctatgctcgaAGGGCGCTGAACAAGGTTCAGTGCCCTCGTCGCGGATCCCGCCAGGGCCAGGCACACACGTCTCCGACCGCCTAGGCGGACTCCGCCCCATTCCGACTTACGAGCGTCTTCGGTAAtaagggcggaggccgccctacctctgaactaatcaaacaaacaatcttgcctaagtgtgtgcaggtactcaagcgcaagcgcccgtggtccgcgcaaacgcgccagcatggcccctgcgcggccgggcggagacctacggatgtctccgaccggaccggcggagacccgccaaggcgacggcgcgcccctgaaggcggaggccagcatcgagaaccatggcccccgcgcgcCGTGGCGGAGACCCGCGGAGATGTCTCCGACCggccggcggagacccgccgaggCAGCGGCGCGCCCCTGGAGATGGAGGCCAGCACCggggacccaggcctttgggccgaagaccgaggcatggtgggccggctgctcatggaggcccattactcggagacggtatggcaggattgccccgcaaacaagGGGCTAGCGGCGggatattccaggaatgtactgtagcagttgaggggcattgtaataaattctgtcatgaagtagttgagccctataaatagggaacacttgtaaccgtgcAGGTTGGTTGGTGaacgaattaatgaaaccctagttctttgtGCCAGCTTCCCACAAGTTCACCTGTCGAAcctatcccgagcctccgcccgaagGCGACCCCTGACGGGCGGAGGCCCCAGTCTCCCCCACATGTCTGAAACCCCTAGTTTCAACATAAGCATGATCCATTTTGGTTGTAAGCATCATAGGCTTTatagttttgtaaataaaattCTTTTCATAGTAGTATGTTTGACTTTTCAGGTAAGCTATTTAGCCCTAAAATATattctaaaaataaaaaacatcTACCAAAAATCATTCTTTTTCCATGTAATTCTCAACATATGCACTCAAGTGAAATCTAAACTTCTTAACAAATCGCATGCTTTAAGATTATATTTGCACGTCTTTTGCATGCTCTTGTCTAGAAACTTTGGATTTCACTTGAGTACCTAAGCTAAGTAATTACATGGAAACATTCAAACATATCACTTGAGCACGTAAAGCTAAGTCGATCGCCACGCTAGATATTATATCACCAGGATTTAATTAAAATTTGTCCCACAAAACATTTTATTATTATAGTTTATACATGCATGTAATCCTGTGATTTGCCAAACATACATATACGCAACTTTGCAACTCTTGTTCACTATAAACAAACGTTGCGGCCGATCATGTCCTCCTCGTGAGGGACGCAGCAAAGAAAGCGCTGGATTTACATGGAGAGAACTCATCTAGAGGCGACATCTTGATGGACTTCTCCATGATCCATAAGAACTCGTCCATAGCATCTGCAGATGGGCCGAAATGGTGCGCTATGATTGGCTCCATTATAGCTCTAACTGCGCGTGCCCCTGTCTCTGGCGCGACAATGCCATTCTGATCAAGAGATTCATAGACAGCCATCTTGTCGATTGAAAATGAACCCTCAGCTTCTATTATCTCCCTCAGCTCCTTCTCTGACGGCCCGTACAATGGTATGTAGAAAGAGTCAAGTTTCTCATTATCGATCAAACCCTGTTAATAATCACCACCAAATATTTATATACTAATATATATCTAGTAACTGCATATGCGTACGTGATGGTTGACATACAATACCTTTGATGCCATTTCGTGTAGGATGGCATTTGTGAATTCCAAAAACAGAATGGCACGCTCCGGCTTATCATCAGAACGCTGTCCAAGAAGGGAGAAAACCATCCGGCCTCCGGGAACCATCTCTTGAGCTCGCAGATGCAAGATCCGTGTGAAATCATCGTTAAACTGCgggtaaagtccaatttacaccctccaactttcaccaaagttcggatttcaacctcaaacttcaaaaccggataactttggccTCCAACTCGGgtaaacagtaacttttgatatttttgggagacgtcgaaattttatattattttttcgagcatcttaacgtcctcaaatgaaaaaactcaaaactacaaagttgtagatctcatcgaggtcaacaatttacatataaaaattatcttcatccgacatcgtattgaagggttttatatttttgaaatttgagtctcatcacgcgacaaaatatggtgctgaaattttatattattttttcgagcatcttaacgtcctcaaatgaaaaaactcaaaactacaaagttgtagatctcatcgaggtctacaatttacatataaaaattatcttcattcgacatcgtattgaacaatttacatataaaacagtttgtcgcgtgatgagactcaaatttcaaaaaatagaaaacccttcaatacgatgttggatgaagataatttttatatgtaaattgtagacctcgatgagatctacaactttgtagttttgagttttttcatttgaggacgttaagatgctcgaaaaaataatataaaatttcagaaccatattttgtcgcgtgatgagactcaaatttcaaaaaatagaaaacccttcaatacgatgtcggatgaagataatttttatatgtaaattgtagacctcgatgagatcgacaactttatagttttgagttttttcatttgaggacgttaagatgctcgaaaaataatataaaatttcggcgcctctCGAAAatgtcaaaagttactgttcacccgcgAAACCGCACAAAAggatgaaagttgaactttttcaagagttgtagggccaaagttatccggttatgaagttcgaggttgaaatccggactttggtgaaagttggagggtgtaaattggactttaccctTAAACTGCCGAGCATAGGCCTTGATGACTGTGGAACGTCGAGCACGCCTCATCGCCTCGTCCCTGTCATAAAACGGGATTCCGTTCCTCACCAGGTCTTCAGGTGCCTGTTAATGTTATATTTTTTGGCCGGTTAACGTAatctagaaaaaacaaaacatcttataattttggaatggagggagtactatatgTAATTAACATAGAGAGCTTGACCCAGTTGGTCTCATACTGACCTTTGAGAGCCGGTGCAAGCTAGCGGTGGAGAACACTAGATGGAGGCTACGCTTGTTGAAGAGCCGCCCGTGAAATGAGCCAGGAACGATGCTGGTCAAGACAGGAGGACTGAAGCTTTCTTGGGTTTTTATGTACGTGGCGAGGCTCCTGATGACCAAGTTGAAGTCGTTGCTTGGGAGGTCGTTGAGGTCTATGCAGAGCTCCGGTGGCTGCTGCCGGAGCTCCGAGCAGCGGCGGCGGACAGCTTCCACGGCCGTGGACACGAGCCTAAGAAAGGCAAAGTCAAAAGCCAGCTTCAAAATCTGTCAGACAGGCGCAAAAGCACTACACTGCTGTCCCGTTTCACAGCAGCGAGGGGTTGTCGGTCACCCCCTCGGCAGGGTCATGCCTAGGGCATGACGCGCTAGGACAAGGAACCTTCGGAGCCGAAGTGGGGGACTCCTGGCCCACTTGGCAACCCCTCGGGCAAAAGGAGGAGCCTGGCATGTCAAAGAAGCCACGAGAAGGCTCACCCAGGGAAGGCCCCGCTACGGCAGACGGCATTCAACGGTTAGCGCTAGGCTGCAGCACAGGTGCTAGGGAATGGTTGTGGTTTTGTTGGCCCCCAGCTAGAAGACAAAGAAGGACTGACagcgccatgaagaagaagaccGAAGCCCAAGGCGAGAAGCCCTAGGTGAAGAACCATTCGCTTTGTACTACCCCATGCCCTCCTCACTATATAAGGGGAAGGCATGGGCTCTCGTAAAAGGAGACGATTGGGACCGAGACCCCGATCGAACGATCTCACCAAGAACCCTAAATCAACATAGTGCTACCCctaccactctctctctctctctctctcttctcctctctctcctctccattCCTCCATTGTAATAACTTTGGTTTGAGCATTCACTACACCAGATTTCATAATCACTGCCGGGTCAGAACCCCCTATCACTGTCGGATTTGGCTCCGGCGGTGGACAATCGACACCCTCATTACTGTTGGGTTTACAACGGGCAATAATAAGATGCAACACATGTAACTATATAGCTGATTTTTTTAGTTACACAATTTTGAATCTTATATTGTATGTTGATACTTCAAACGATCTCAAATAAAGAAGTTGTTAACTGCAAAGTTGCAGATCTCGTCGAGTGTTAACAAATTTGATGTCGAGTTCATCTCCATTCGACATTGCTAACCATCTCAAATCTGATATGAGAACATTTGAACTTGTAAATCATCTCAAATCAAAAAGTGTCTACCTCTCTCTTTAAATTGTATAACTTTGACATAAAATTTATCTTAATCCGATGTCATAAGAAAAAAATGATTTTTTATGGAAAATagtctatcactatcggttcgtgGCTTCAACCGGTAGTGATAGTACCATGTCTACCGATGCCAGTTAGAGCtacgaaccggcagtgatagttcaCCTATCACTACCGGTTGTGCTATCACTGCTAGTTGAAGTCATGAACCGACATTGATCTCCTGATCACTATCGGCTTCACCATAATTGGCAGTGATGGTTCAGCAGTAATTGCGTGTTCTGGCGTAGTGATTcctaacatgaagagcaccaaactGTTGGATGTAGTGCTAAGGATAAATCTCTTGTGTTCCTGAGTGTTTTGAGTGCTTAAGCCACCGGAGGTCCGCACATCGACCCCGACGAACAACATGATGCTTGCCGTGCACTACTTGAAAAATGATTTTAGGACACATGATCAAATCATTTTCGGAGTCGGGCACACCTAGCGACCGCCTCCGTAAATGCTTAGGGAGGCCTAGGAAAACGCCCGTCTCCAAAAATCAATTATGGAGACAGACGTCCTAAGATGACCGTCGTCTCCCAAAATCATCGATTAGGAAGCCGGCATCTTAAGATGTCCGGATGTCCGCCTCCGTTATTTTTTCGGAATGTTTACGACTAGTTTTCGGTGGTTGCAAAACTAATTTGTTTTTAGTAGTGCAGTTGTTCTCCAAACTATTTTGAAATGTAACTGACAGTATCTCGAATAGTCCTCTTAAATTTGGGGGCTTTGACAGGAATAAGAATAAGCCTGAGGAAGGTCCTTTCTGAAATGAAACAAACAAAGAGCCATGGGCTATTGGGCTGTGATATATCAAGTTCTCCATTGCCCATCTCTTCTCGCGTTAAATTCAGTTATTAATTGATGAATCCATGTGCGCAAGCTAGCTCACATTTGAATGACAGACATAAGACGATTCAAATAGCATAATAATTAGACCAAAAGAAACGCTCAAAAAGATACATGGATACCTAAACAGTGGAGTTGCGAGCGTAGCTTGTCTCTCCGTCTCCAGGAACGAGTTTTCTCCACTACTAGTCTGGCTGCCATGGCGTCCGCTCTGTCTCTCCCTCACGCAGTTTTCGCACgaccaggggcggatccagggcccgggctgcccgggctgcagcccggggcgagtgcatgtagcccctttaacatatgtggtgtttaACCTAAAAAACTATTATCTTAATTAGACAAAAGGAGGCCGAGGAAGCAAGATCAGACTGTTTTGAACATGAATCAGCAGCTCAGCCCGGGGCGCAGCCccgttctggatccgcccctgcgcaCGACGGTTGCACTGCACCTCCAAACTAAACCAGTATGCAGTTGCCAAAATCCAACAGATAGCAAGGCAACATGTCAGACGTACGTTGAGGATTACTGGTCTTTATAGTTGAACTCAGATTGCAGAGAGGTGTACTAGGGTCAGCTGCATGCAGCCATGTTCTTCTCAGATACCGTATCTCTATTTTCTACGGCACTAGAAGTGGATGGATCTGGATGTCTAGATATCAGAAACATCCGATATCCGTATCCTTTTTAGTTTAAAAAGGATATCTGTATTCGTATTCGATTTATGTTAAATGGATGTATCCGTATTCGTTTTTGAAGATTATTCTCTATCCAATTCCATATCTATATCCAACCAAAATGTGAAATATATGATATTATCCGTTTTTGTGAAATACAAATTATTTTAAAGCCATCTAAATCTTATAATTATGACTAATTAACTATGTAAATGATAATAATTTTAATATAACAGATGATATGTACCATTATTTAAAAGTTATATATAGCTAATGTAATTTTAGTATTATTATCGATATATAAATCCAAAGTTCAATTAATTTTAATATGGCTAATAATATTAATTAGTATTTCATTTTATTTATATACTTCTACAATTTATTTTATTCATTTGAATTTAGTAATTAATATATATTATCTCTTATTTTcttatattttatatatttgattaTTTCAATATTTTTTGGTACTTGTCTTTATCCACAGTGTTATATAGCTATATATTAAATTCCTTCATCCATAATGATTTTATTATACTATGAAACTATCGATAAGCAAATAAATACATGTTATCTTCGAAATAGAGTGGATATCAGAATTCGAATCCAAATTCGAGATATCTATTTGCATTAGTATCCGACAGTATCCGTATTCGTATTCGAGTTTGAATTAAAATGTGGTAAACAGTGGTATCTGAATCTGTATCCGTCTCAATCCGATCCGAATCCATCCTTAACTAGAAGAGACTCTTCTTGTCCTTCTATGGCTCGTTCTTATCGGTTCCACTTCCACACCGGGCTGAACACTTCTGAAAGCAGCAGATCAAATGTTGTTCGTGTATATTTTGCACTCCCCCATCTCGAAATGTGATATTTTTCTTTTGCCTACGTGTGGAACTCTACTGAGTTCAGCAAAATTTATAGAAGAAAAACAATAACATTTACGATACCACCAAATAAGGGTCGTTAGATAGATGATGAAATACATTTTTATAAGTTGTCTCCTTGATGTTATATAGATGTTAGTAGATTTAGGATAATTTCATTTTTGATAAATTCGGACCCATTATATTCCATTTAAATTTAGAGTAGTTTGACTTTTGATAAATTTGGATCCATTGTATTTCAAAATAAAGGTATTAACTTTATTGGTCGACTCATTTATTTGTACAATTTGTTTGCACTTATAACTGATTGACTCAAGTTGGTGACATTTTGATTACCTAACTGGCTGACTTATGAGATTAGAGCAACTCCACTAGACCCCCTTTCCTATTTTCCTTAAATTCTATTATACTCAGAGTTAAAATTCTTCTCAGAGTAGGAGGTTGAGAAACCTAAATTTCAGAGTATAGGGGATATATGCTCTAGCTGATTGAGAAAGCCTCAGCCCTTAATATATGGGTCCCACACAAATCAGTGGTGAAAAATACctctttctcctctcttctctatttCCCGTTACGGGCTATTCCTTCTTACGATGTTGGCAGCGGTCTCTTCCTCTCCTCCTGATGTCGGCGGTCTCTTGCAAGGGACGgcgccactactacacaaaatcttttgcgAGACGTTTTGAAATCGGCCTTAGAGGCGGGCGGGATTttaaaccgcctcggttaatacctAGAATTAACCAAGGCGGTCATTTTTAATTAACTGAGACGGTCACAGTCAACCGTATCGCAAaatcgatttaccgaggcggtttaAAAAATAACCGTCTCCTAAAATCTATTAACCGAGACAAAAAAAATGCCTCCATTTACGGAGGCGGACCTCCTAAATGGCCCGCCTCTGTAAAAAGGCCGAGGCCCAAAAGGCCCAGACGAGCCCACCAGCACGACCTGAGTATATATACGGTCACCACTTATGGTTTCACTCATTCTCTCCTCTCTCACTTCCTCTCCCTCACCTCTCAGTCGAGCGGCGCCCCTCACGAGCGGCGCGATCCCATCCcacccctcctctcctcctctcccaccccacctctcccctctcctcccctcccATGCCGACGGCGTGGCGCcccacccctcccctcccctccccttccttCCTGGCGGCCCTTGCTAGAGCTCGCAGATCCAGTGGCACCCCACCacggccctccctctcccccgaCGGCGCCCCACCACCTCGGCTCACGCTGTGGGCGGAGGCAGGCGCCCCGATGCGGGAACCTCCACAACGGCgcttgacgagatcctaacatatgtgtatgttaagcctcaggatCAATGGTTTTCGACTGAATAGACCCCTGACCGACCCCTCCAGGATCGCCCGGGGGCTTGGAGGttgtacccatcgggtacgctcgcgcgcaccctcagaCCAAGAAACTCGACCGAGCTTGAGCACGCCGCGCCCTCTGCTCAGGGCTCGGGGGGTTCGTCCGAGCCTCAGGTTCCCGATTGAGGAGAAGCCTGGGCTCGATCCTTGGCTCCTGCCTAGCTTACAACGCCAGCTAAGGCCCGAGCGCAAGAAGACACGCTACACCTTGGGCGTGGCTTTGCCGGCCGCTCCCCCGATAGGGTCATGCACGGGGGCGTGACACAAAAAGACAAGCTCTCCCTTGGCCTCCGGGGGTCGAGGGCTTTTTGGGCCCCCGTAGTCAGCCCCTCGAGCCGACCTCCCATCGCCACCGAGAAGACTCTAAAAGGCACAcctgggggaggccggtccaagccgacacagcTTGACACTCAGCATGTTAGAACATGCCAGCCAGACGACACTCAGGGCTagcttctttggctccatgacATCGCCACGGTCCACAAAGTGCCGCTGCAAGACTCTCCTGGGACTCTGGCGCATGTAGAACATAGGCTCAACCCCCCAAACTGCCATGTACCCGACTTATCTCGATATATAAGGGGTAAGGTCAGATCCTAGAGGGGGGAGACGACCCTagacagatcattccattcctcatcGATCCGCTCCTGCTTAGGACCGGGAGCagagcaacctagagaggggcactgaGTGCTCCTTCACCGCAcccgtcatcttcctcctctcagacgaggggaaggctccacccgTGGTTGAGGCAACATCAGGATTAGCACCGTGGCCGCTGGGACGCATGTGTCGTGACGCCTCAGGTCTTCCCcggccgagccaagggcacccacgagcgtggggggtgctggtggtgctcacgTGCCGCAACTCGCCACCGGCTCCGACCCCGACGGTCGGAATCGACCAGCTCGGCCTTTCCCTCCCCTATGTtgtatatgtatgtttcaagagtttcagacgtttcagatgtatgttgcaattgtttatcttgatgttgcaaaagtagatcgagggatattgcacatgtgacatatgttgcaagtgtttcagaagcatgttgcaagcatttgttcaaaatatttcatctgtttcctaacgtatgttgcaattatttttatctgtatgttgcatatgttgcaacagtatgttccaaatgtttcaacaGTCTTGTGTTGCAACAAGTTGTTTCATGTTGCAGGTTGCAGATGTTTTATTTTAGATCTGGCTTCACCTTCATGGCAGCATTGGCATAATCTCACTGCACCACACCTATCGTAAGAATTCAGCCTGTTCCCTTGTTGgttttcagccagggcttatcagccagccaacattgtttttcctctcacaacaaaccagcaccagccgggcttatcagcccagaaaccgaccagcgaacaggccgaatgtcCTAAACATTGTACGATGTTTGGTACTTTGGTTTGCTGTGTGTGGCGTTAATGACATGTTTTCGATCGTCTTCTAATAATTATTAAGTGATCCGACTTGCAAAGTGTTCCGATCCAGTTGCACTGTTGTTGGTTTCACTTTCACCTGAATTTACTCAGGTCCTGATTCATGTACTTGATATAGGTCCAGCAATGCAAATTGTGATCCACCTGCAAGCTGCAACTAAGCGTTGTATCGAGCCGCATGCATTGTGATCAATTTCAAGTGAGGTTCAGTACATATCTCATATATCCAACACAATGCATGCATTATATGTTGCCTGCTCGCCACCTGGAAATTTTAATGTTCCGATGAAGCTGCGTTTGGTTGCTTTTAATTTACCTGAAACTAGTCATTGTTAACTTTTGATCCATCTATCTATCTGAAAGTAGTACCTTAAAGTAGAGTGTATCTCAACGGACATTGTATCTACCTGATGAAGCCACCTCGTCAGAATTCAGAAGTGTCTGTTAGCATAGTCACAATGATTACAGGAAAAGACCGTCTACGTGCAAAATCCGCACTATAGGCAGGGCCGTTCCCATCTGACTAACgtgcttttttttaaaaattacttgATTGAACCTTCAAGCTGCCATGCTCCTAGTAGTGTACTAGTAGTACATGAGATTGTAATTCAAATTAAGTATGCATTATGTcggttcgctgaaaaaataagttgaaatattgttccgactgatttgatgtgaaagaaaaatactgttccgactaaaaaaacaagctgaaaagtacggattaagacaagctgaaaagtatgcCTTAAATCTATATTTGTATTGCACCTCCTAGTGTTCTCAATCGCCGACTCTTTCCTCGCCGATTCTGGATGCTTTTTGTAAACAAATGCGCGAGGAAATTTCTCCATTCTGTTACAAGTTTTGTAGATACTATATAGATTTAATATGTACAGCTAATCATAATTGATTACCGTTAGTCTCTCTCCCTCTTCATTTTCAAATACACCACGGTATATATACCCATTCAGATACTGCATAATCTATGTTTGTTATGATAAATTTACTAATTATACGTTGTGGGCTGTACATTATTAATTAAAGTACAAGTTAATTCTCCACATTCTTCTTCAGTTATTACGTGCAATTAATggtgaattttttattttaacacttttttaaaagtATTTTCAAATATGATACTGTTTaacttttttttaaactaacacttttggccgtgcctattcGCATGGCGCGGCAAAATCatgctgccgcgccatgcatggcggcgcagcGGGGGTGGCCACGTGGCA includes these proteins:
- the LOC136528727 gene encoding probable methyltransferase ICS2, coding for MTDVVVENGYKIHGLQEGPSFDGDTQQECGGHVESTMGTMDLEGQLTQEQLHSTLVGCISNNFDVNEFEWKEEEREEEEDSISDVVSNDSDDSDDNQGGRDAIPTLADVMLVSVHAMPSMKYQLRLVSTAVEAVRRRCSELRQQPPELCIDLNDLPSNDFNLVIRSLATYIKTQESFSPPVLTSIVPGSFHGRLFNKRSLHLVFSTASLHRLSKAPEDLVRNGIPFYDRDEAMRRARRSTVIKAYARQFKGKFNDDFTRILHLRAQEMVPGGRMVFSLLGQRSDDKPERAILFLEFTNAILHEMASKGLIDNEKLDSFYIPLYGPSEKELREIIEAEGSFSIDKMAVYESLDQNGIVAPETGARAVRAIMEPIIAHHFGPSADAMDEFLWIMEKSIKMSPLDEFSPCKSSAFFAASLTRRT